The Miscanthus floridulus cultivar M001 chromosome 7, ASM1932011v1, whole genome shotgun sequence genome includes a region encoding these proteins:
- the LOC136465868 gene encoding uncharacterized protein has translation MHNASPLEDNMGEAEPIVLTSPPTPPPTLSSESDLKVNLEDDLDHETASEEEPEPLPVEERVIEISKEEEHHCEEEKRRRKEEERRHEEEEEHHRQEETERRLAMDAEQRRCRAE, from the exons ATGCATAATGCCTCgccgcttgaagacaacatgggcgaaGCTGAACCCATCGTCCTCACGTCGCCCCCGACGCCTCCACCAACACTGTCGTCTGAATCGGACCTCAAGGTGAACCTCGAGGATGATCTGGACCATGAGACCGCATCGGAGGAGGAACCAGAACCTCTTCCGGTGGAGGAG CGCGTCAtcgagatctccaaggaggaggagcaccACTGTGAGGAGGAGAAGCGCCGCcgcaaggaggaggagcgccgccatgaggaggaggaggagcaccacCGCCAGGAGGAGACCGAGCGGCGTCTCGCGATGGATGCGGAACAGCGCCGGTGCAGGGCTGAGTGA